From a single Oscarella lobularis chromosome 20, ooOscLobu1.1, whole genome shotgun sequence genomic region:
- the LOC136199030 gene encoding inner nuclear membrane protein Man1-like → MVAFETTASLRMQGFSASARYPSRRTIRLQQIPKRRQSPPSQTTPMSNRIPFADTPSSVLYSSGGEDDENDESRRRDDDETSGGDGGGDGALNESEQRALRVWNRSRPANKAVEIYEKEAIGRRDAFLNERRRASLRFVGFATIGVALLVVFVCCAGVVGLGTTISVRTPARDDCEKDSKCFALLRVISVELSRHAGLAACGVEGYKEENVSMRQIENLVYKIHQDKDWTGKDLENVLTLFLTNPKWNIRIFNDDGVPLSGTILGARSLVSLSPQRPLLCQIFATIRESKTQLITAFLLLLLLASISMFYVEYSLQAARAMFALVDIILRHLHDRYLITKSSRNVSPLLSVSETKTKLLKSVKKLPLGLWGDAIEWISLNESQVKIEKRDDSLYWQWIDINANHYQTIELSDDEETKEANNKKNNLWQGKALEHYPRHVARRLTVKRVRPTICIKLRNVFNPRIEPLSQSRVLEIENAILEKCSQLGGITHLHVSKQSKEGTVYLKCHSVEDSCEIRDGLNGTWFNGSLISATYVQVSRYHERFPEARKVNKLLFATM, encoded by the exons ATGGTCGCATTTGAAACGACGGCTTCGTTACGTATGCAAGGCTTCTCTGCAAG CGCGCGCTACCCCTCCAGACGCACAATTCGCCTCCAGCAAATTCCAAAGCGACGCCAATCGCCGCCATCCCAAACAACGCCAATGTCGAATCGTATCCCATTCGCCGACACCCCGTCGAGCGTTCTCTACTCGTcaggcggcgaagacgacgaaaacgacgaatcgcggcgtcgcgacgacgacgaaacgagtggcggcgacggcggcggcgacggcgcgctAAACGAAAGCGAACAGCGCGCTCTTCGCGTCTGGAATCGATCGCGACCGGCGAACAAAGCGGTCGAGATCTACGAAAAGGAGGCAATcggtcgtcgcgacgcgttttTGAACGAGCGGCGCCgcgcgtcgcttcgattcgtcggaTTCGCAACGATTGGCGTcgcgcttctcgtcgtcttcgtctgttGCGCAGGCGTTGTCGGCTTGggaacgacgatttcagtCAGAACGCCGGCGAGAG ACGATTGCGAAAAAGATTCCAAA TGTTTTGCTCTTCTACGAGTGATTAGCGTCGAGTTGAGTCGACACGCGG GTTTGGCTGCATGTGGAGTGGAAGGTTATAAAGAGGAAAACGTTTCGATGCGCCAAATAGAAAATCTCGTATACAAAATTCATCAG GATAAAGATTGGACTGGGAAAGACTTGGAAAATGTTCTGACGTTGTTTCTTACGAATCCCAAATGGAATATCAG aatTTTCAATGATGACGGCGTTCCTTTATCTGGAACGATTCTCGGAGCGCGTAgtctcgtttctctttccccCCAACGTCCTCTACTCTGTCAAATTTTTGCAACAATTAGAGAGAGCAAAACCCAACTAATAACCG cttttcttcttcttcttcttctcgcttctATATCAATGTTCTACGTGGAATATTCTCTTCAAGCCGCTAGAGCAATGTTTGCTCTAGTGGATATCATACTAC GTCATCTCCATGATCGCTATCTTATAACAAAGTCTTCGCGAAACGTTTCTCCGCTTTTGAGCGTttccgaaacgaaaacgaagcttTTGAAATCCGTTAAAAA ACTGCCTTTGGGTCTTTGGGGGGACGCCATTGAGTGGATTTCTCTCAACGAATCTCAAGTTAAAATTGAGAAGAGAGATGATAGTCTCTATTGGCAGTGGATAGATATCAACGCGAATCATTATCAGACAATAGAGTTAtcagatgacgaagagacgaaa GAGGCGAATAACAAAAAGAATAATTTGTGGCAGGGAAAAg CTTTGGAACATTATCCACGTCACGTTGCTAGGCGACTGACTGTGAAACGAGTTCGTCCAACGATATGCATTAAATTGAGAAACGTTTTTAATCCAAGAATtga ACCTTTGAGCCAGTCACGTGTATTGGAGATAGAAAACGCTATATTGGAAAAATGTAGCCAATTAGGCGGAATCACGCATTTGCACGTCTCCAAACAATCCAAAGAG GGAACCGTCTATCTCAAATGTCACTCCGTAGAGGATTCGTGCGAAATTCGCGACGGATTGAACGGAACGTGGTTTAACG GAAGTCTGATTTCGGCGACTTACGTACAAGTTTCGCGCTATCACGAACGTTTTCCCGAAGCAAGAAAAGTCAACAAATTACTCTTTGCCACAATGTAA
- the LOC136199029 gene encoding properdin-like, with protein MRLVTFLVVSLVLLNVYDTDAVLCYRSRRCKADTLRGKANMKKSDCCEEGGKAFQKQANGPCVKLKCSDTCWTPWSDWDYCALDSTDPRYDAGVRGVRTQRRLSKSTRSCNERKKVEKRSENVQINDLPQDAKFCPVDGGWSNWSPFGDCDAVLKCSEKERKNRHGNRMRNRTCTNPEPKHGGKTCVGETENTEHCYLENCPVHGGFCNFSEWSQCSSSCTQFGQVPTGFRQRCRRCECPAPKYGGDDCEGTTHEVDACPGNYCPVNGVWSSWTAWSPCSTTSSGWGTKLRQRECDPLPRFGGNMCSGSKVEETYCRNDDEFAVCPYASARNRRVVADESGSGSGSDLVSESGSESGSESGLESGGESGESGDGDGDGDDSCVNPWDLDTDGESGSGTSGGSALDYESGTSGISGSGPASQRNVYKNEQLAQCCRSGFYYNHTCCSFPVKGIGLGESESGSGGESGDSAPGCVATAPGDENANFDLNTLECVSLSGLRLCDGSENVVDVSGSGGSADGPDAVSGSGSSGSGSNRTKRSAKTDLRHRRRHSRRRRRSRPNFDDEDYEDVVFTSL; from the exons ATGCGTTTGGTgacgtttctcgtcgtctctctcgttcttctcaaTGTTTACGACAcag ATGCGGTTCTTTGTTATCGTTCAAGGCGATGCAAAGCGGATACACTGAGAGGAAAAGCGAACATGAAAAAATCGGATTGCTGTGAGGAGGGAGGCAAAGCCTTTCAAAAACAAGCCAATGGCCCTTGCGTAAAACTCAAAT GTTCTGATACGTGTTGGACTCCTTGGAGCGACTGGGATTATTGCGCTCTCGATTCCACCGATCCCCGTTATGACGCGGGGGTGCGTGGTGTCCGAACCCAAAGGCGACTTTCAAAGAGTACGAGAAGTTGCaacgaacgaaaaaaagtcgagaagagaagcgaGAACGTGCAGATTAACGACTTACCGCAAGACGCGAAGTTTTGCCCGG TTGATGGGGGCTGGAGCAATTGGAGCCCCTTCGGTGACTGCGACGCCGTGCTCAAGTGCagcgaaaaggaaagaaaaaatcgtcacgGTAACCGAATGCGAAACAGAACGTGCACGAATCCAGAGCCGAAACACGGGGGAAAGACATGCGTGGGCGAGACAGAGAATACGGAACATTGTTATCTAGAGAATTGTCCAG TTCACGGGGGATTCTGTAACTTTTCCGAATGGTCCCAGTGTTCGAGTTCGTGCACACAGTTCGGACAAGTTCCAACGGGATTTCGTCAGCGATGCCGACGATGCGAGTGCCCCGCGCCGAAATACGGTGGAGACGATTGCGAAGGAACTACGCACGAAGTCGACGCCTGTCCGGGGAACTACTGCCCAG ttAACGGGGTTTGGAGCAGTTGGACTGCGTGGAGCCCGTGCTCTACTACGTCAAGCGGATGGGGAACGAAACTTCGGCAACGAGAATGCGATCCGCTTCCGCGTTTCGGCGGGAATATGTGCAGCGGATCGAAAGTCGAAGAGACGTATTGCAGAAACGATGATGAGTTCGCCGTGTGCCCGTACGCAAGTgcaagaaatcgtcgagtcgtcgcaGACGAGTCAGGTTCAGGGTCAGGGTCAGATTTAGTGTCAGAGTCAGGGTCAGAGTCAGGGTCAGAGTCAGGGTTGGAATCCGGCGGCGAATCGGGGGAAtcaggcgacggcgacggcgacggcgacgattcgtgCGTTAATCCGTGGGATTTGGACACAGATGGAGAATCAGGTAGCGGCACAAGTGGCGGAAGTGCACTAGACTATGAAAGCGGAACTAGTGGAATAAGCGGAAGCGGCCCGGCGAGCCAGCGCAACGTCTACAAGAACGAACAACTCGCTCAGTGCTGCCGTAGCGGCTTCTACTACAATCACACGTGCTGTTCGTTTCCCGTCAAAGGAATCGGTTTGGGCGAAAGTGAGAGCGGTTCGGGGGGCGAGAGCGGCGATTCCGCACCCGGTTGCGTGGCAACGGCACcaggcgacgaaaacgccaATTTCGATTTGAATACATTGGAATGCGTTTCGTTGAGCGGATTGAGATTATGCGACGGAagtgaaaacgtcgtcgacgtttccggTTCGGGTGGGTCGGCTGATGGCCCGGATGCCGTCTCCGGATCGGGGTCGTCGGGGTCGGGGTCGAATCGCACGAAACGGAGTGCGAAGACGGATttacgtcatcgacgacgtcattcgcgtcgacgtcgacgatcgcgaccgaatttcgacgacgaggattacgaagacgtcgtctttaCGAGTCTTTGA
- the LOC136199282 gene encoding chromobox protein homolog 2-like: protein MSRRSSFLTAPGSRVFAAEKVIGSRRRRSGTDEFLVKWSGYSYKHNTWEPEENILDRRLLDEYRRRVTSTPVGGNDLMRINGSEEASLSGGKRDASDENDSDATVSIELATESTKPLADTSASNFDLNVEAASSQSVVESETTTSEMSRSNLETQDASKSSEQKTEFSQSQCQSSSTKLEIPSRKEFRDKNLKFHPQLKTPKRCTGIFATFKRENAFVTEVKVGLTTVLFTEFHQD, encoded by the exons ATGTCTCgacgctcttcttttctcaccGCTCCTGGCTCGCGCGTGTTCGCCGCCGAGAAAGTGAtcggaagtcgtcgtcgtcgatcg GGAACGgacgaatttctcgtcaAGTGGAGCGGCTATTCGTACAA ACACAATACATGGGAACCGGAAGAAAATATactcgatcgacgacttttAGATGAATATAGACGAAG AGTCACTTCTACGCCTGTTGGGGGGAATGACTTGATGAGAATAAATGGGAGCGAAGAGGCGTCTCTTAGTGGGGGGAAAAGAGACGCAAGTGATGAAAATGATTCGGATGCTACCGTTTCAATTGAACTGGCGACTGAGTCTACTAAGCCTTTAGCAGATACATCCGCTTCTAACTTTGATTTGAACGTTGAAGCTGCATCTTCAcagagcgtcgtcgaatccgaAACAACGACAAGCGAAATGTCTCGTTCTAATTTAGAAACTCAA GACGCCTCTAAGTCGTCTGAACAAAAGACGGAGTTTTCTCAATCTCAATGTCAGTCCAGTTCGACGAAATTGGAAATACCCTCTAGGAAGGAATTTCGCGacaaaaatttgaaatttcatCCTCAGTTGAAGACTCCCAAACGTTGTACAGGAATATTTGCGACGTTTAAGCgcgaaaacgcttttgtTACGGAAGTGAAAGTTGGCTTGACGACGGTTCTGTTTACCGAGTTTCACCAAGATTGa
- the LOC136199037 gene encoding serine--tRNA ligase, cytoplasmic-like has product MVLDLELFRTDKGGDPEKLRENQRKRFKDPKLVDRVIELDTEWRKLRFQADNWNKMKKLCSKSIGEKMKKKEPEGDDVEIPEKIKSSLDSLTGEILKDLNVKQIKKVGDLIEEAQTKCEEDRIDCEKKRNDVVKTIGNLVHDSVPISDDEDAGNRIERLFGDCKSKKRYSHVDLIHMVDGVDCERGAATSGSRGYYLKGPLVFLEFALIQHALNCLHEKDYVPLYTPFFMKKEVMQAVAQLSQFDEELYKVVGKGSEKHEDSSLEEKYLIATSEQPIAAYHKDEWLDPADLPLRYAGVSTCFRQEVGSHGRDTRGIFRVHQFEKIEQFCLTSPHDDKSWAMMDEMIANAEGFFQSLGIPYRIVNIVSGALNDAAAKKLDLEAWFPSSETFREMVSCSNCTDYQARRLHVRYGKTKKMNKQMEYVHMLNATMCATTRAICAVLENYQQEDGVQIPEVLTKYLPKKFHFLKFVNPAPIDEMKSKEKGEK; this is encoded by the exons ATGGTGCTTGATCTGGAGCTATTTCGCACTGATAAGGGCGGGGATCCCGAAAAACTGCGCGAGAATCAGCGCAAACGCTTCAAAGACCCCAAACTCGTCGATCGAGTTATCGAACTCGATACGGAATGGCGAAAAC TTCGATTTCAAGCGGACAATTGGaacaaaatgaaaaaattgtgCAGTAAAAGTATTGGCGAAAAAATGAAG aaaaaagaaccgGAAGgcgatgacgttgaaattcctgaaaaaatcaaatcttCTCTCGATTCTCTTACAGGAGAAATACTGAAG gatTTGAATGTaaaacaaattaaaaaagtCGGCGATCTCATCGAAGAAGCCCAGACAAAATGCGAAGAAGATCGAATCGATtgcgagaagaaaagaaacgacgtaGTGAAAACAATCGGAAATCTTGTCCACGACTCCGTACcaatcagcgacgacgaa GACGCCGGAAATCGCATCGAGCGACTTTTTGGCGATTGCAAAAGTAAAAAGAGATATTCCCACGTCGATTTAATTCACATGGTCGACGGTGTGGATTGCGAGAGGGGCGCAGCGACTTCAGGCAGTCGAGGCTATTATCTAAAGGGTCCTCTCGTCTTCCTAGAATTCGCTCTTATCCAG caCGCCCTCAATTGTTTGCACGAGAAAGACTATGTGCCTCTCTACACGCCGTTTTTTATGAAGAAAGAGGTCATGCAAGCCGTCGCACAGCTCAGTCAATTCGATGAGGAACTCTATAAG GTTGTTGGCAAAGGATCTGAGAAGCATGAGGACTCGAGTCTCGAGGAGAAATATTTGATTGCGACGAGTGAACAGCCCATTGCTGCTTATCATAAGGATGAGTGGCTTGATCCGGCTGATTTGCCGCTTCGATACGCCGGCGTTTCGACGTGTTTTCGTCAGGAAGTCGGGTCGCACGGGAGAGACACGCGAGGAATATTTCGAGTCCATCAGTTTGAAAAG ATCGAACAATTTTGTCTGACGTCTCCCCACGACGACAAATCGTGGGCGATGATGGACGAAATGATAGCCAATGCCGAAGGGTTTTTCCAGTCTCTGGGAATACCCTATCGCATTGTGAACATCGTGAGCGGCGCTCtcaacgacgccgccgcgaagAAACTCGATCTCGAGGCGTGGtttccgtcgtcggaaaCGTTTCGAGAAATGGTCTCGTGTTCAAATTGCACCGACTATCAAGCGAGACGACTTCACGTACGATacggaaagacaaagaaaatgaatAAGCAG ATGGAGTACGTGCACATGTTGAATGCGACAATGTGCGCAACGACGCGTGCTATATGCGCCGTTTTGGAGAATTATCAGCAGGAGGACGGCGTTCAAATTCCCGAAGTCTTGACGAAATATTTGCCGAAGAAATTTCACTTTCTCAAATTCGTCAATCCGGCGCCCATTGACGAAATGAAGTCAAAggaaaaaggcgagaaatAG